GATTATATAGGGATCGAGTactgaatttttataaatattgcgAAGAAGgataaaaggaaaagaaaatattGCATTACTACGAAGCCCGAAGGCAGGGAGTGAACTTAAAAATGAAAAGATTACAAGCCTATTCTATATCAGCAGGGCTGTTTTCTGGCTCTTTCGCCTCCTCTGTCGGCTTCTTTATTTGCTCTGCTTCTGCTTCTCCaggttttcctttttcctccCCCTCTACGGACTTCTCCTGCTTTTCCTCCTCTACAGGTTCCTCTCCGTCCTCCTCTTCTGATGTACCTTCATTGCCTCCCACCCCGGCTCCTGCAAGAGATGCAATGGCTAGCCTGAAATCTGGAAAGTTGGCTTTATCCTTGGGGATAAGCTCGGCTTCCTGGAATTGTTGAAGACATCTTTTGAAGCCGGTCTTAAATAAATGATAGGCTCGATCCTCAACGGCCGCCTTGAATTCTGAGGATTCCAGGAAGGAAGTCCGCAGTTGCTCTTTTTGGCGCTCAGACTCGGCTAGAGCCTCCTCTGCTCTTTCAGTCCGAGACATTTGTTCTTCTACAGCATTCATCAGGGAGGCGTTCTTGCGATCAAGAATCAATTGATGCTTTTGAAGAGTTTCCTCCCTGATATGACTTTCCTTTAATTCCTCCCGGGCTTTGGCCAGCTCCGCCTGAGCAGACTCCACAGAACCCTGAAGGGTTGCCACTGTCTGTGAATGGAATCCCTTCAACTGAGCAAGCTccgcttgaataagctcgtgcgTCTCTTGGAAGACCCGGAGTTGGGGAGCCTGGTGGTTGGCTAAGGAGGACACCTCTTCGTAGGCTGACATTAACATATGTGCACcctatttttcaaagagaaggcAGGGTCGGCAAGGCCATAATAATAAAAAGAGAAGAGAGGAGAGGGGAAGAAAGAAGCTTACAGCCAGAAGCTTGTTCAAGCCATCCAGGCATCGAGGGGTTGGTGGCATGCTCTTCAGGAAGGCCTGATCAGTAGGAAGGAGCATTTGCTTGAGGAAGTCTGCCCCGACCCGGGAGACTCCTTCGGTGGAGAAGACAGACCCGCTGGGCTGCGAAGGGATGATGGGCCCCTGGAAAGATTCTGGGAGAGGCCCTTGGAAAGATTCCTGTGAAGGTTCTTGGAGGGGTGCATGGTCATCGCGCAGAAGGGGAGGCGTGTCTGATTGAATCGCTTGAAAGGATGCCTGGCCTCCCGCTTGATCATCCTCACTGAGAGTCACCACCGGGATGGTCGTGACTCTTCTTGGCCTTTGGCTAAGGGGGAGGAGGTCCTCATCATCTTCTCTGGATTCAGGCTCCGCTCTCTTAAGTTCAAATTGTACCCGGGCCGTCTCCTTCGCCCGAGCAGCCACATCATCCGCTCTCTTTTCAGCAGCAGCCTTTCGGGCTGCCCTTTTCTTCTCCTTGGCCGCCTTCTCGGCTGCCCATCTCCTAGCAAAAGCCTCCTccattaaatctgcatataaAGCAAAGGAGGTTAGAATCCAAGTGCAAATATCAATAAAGGAGATGATGGCATAACAGGTAAATGAGAATTACCGGGCTGAAGGCCCGAGCCAGCAGCTTCGTCGACTACTCGGTTAATCGGATCTTCAGCCCGGTTACTTAGGTGATAGGTGGCCAGATGCTCTTGGGTTATAAGGGTGGAGGAAGAAAACTTTTGACCCTCCACCAAGGCTAGGCTTCGGGTATAAAACTCCTCAAACTTATACGCTTGGGGAAGCTCTGGCTGACGAGGAAGAGAAGGAATGAACCCGGTCGGACAATCGAGACTAGCCGGgagtttgataaaaaaaatatctgcCTTTCCATCCCTTTTGAGAGGAGGGGATATCATCAAGGAAGCGGGCATTAAGCCGAGCAGAAAGGGAAAAAGCATTATCACCTAATCtacaaataaaaaagtaatgAAGAACTTTGGAATTTATTACTAGGTCATGCATTCGGAAGAGGACAAAAACCGAAGCCATAATCCGGAAAGAGTTGGGATGGAATTGATTAAGAGGTACACCAAAGAATTTGGCAACCTCGATATAAAATAAGGGAATAGGAAATCGGAGACCATTTCGAAGCTGGTCTCGGAAGAAAGTAATATAACCCGAGGGAGGTTGATCAGCCCGGTCAGAGGGCTTGGGTATGAGAATAGTGTGTGAAGAAGGAATGACCCCCAGGGTTCGAAGTTCTTCCTCTGCTCCTGGACGCAAGGAGCTCGGCAGAGAAGAAAACCAGAGAATCTCTGGAAGGTCGGCTGAAGGTTGGTCAGGTACCCGGGTTTTACCCTTACCCTTATCTTTTTTGGGGATCCGGGATATGCCCGAAGAAGAAGGTTTAGAAGGTCTCGAAGAAGATGGGGGTTTCAAGCTTATAGGTTTGCTGGCGGCATGGGTAGAAGGGCGGCGAGAAGTGGGAGAAGGAGACGAATCAGAACGAAGAGCAGCAGATTCATACCCCGCCGAGCCTCGTGCATTGGCCCCGGAGGTGGAGGAAGTAGAGTTAGACATGATGGAAAGGAAAAACTTACAGATGCGGTGGAAGATCGTCGGAGCAAGGAAACTTTGAATGCCGGAACTGCGAGAAGAGAATTTGCAAGGGCTTCGCCGAGAATGCTGATTTGAAAGTGATTTTTGGGAAAACCTAGGGTCGCTATATATAGGAGATGGGGAAGGATCGGAACCGTCGATTGAGTGAACACGTGTGCGGTTTCGATGCGCCTCGAAAGTCACGACGGGCAGAACGAAAAGACAGTTACACAGATCGAGATGTCATGATGTTTTATCTCCTCGGAATACGAAACATTACTAGCCGTCGGGATAGATGAACACGTGTCGTTGTAATGACGTGTGGATAGGCCGGGAGGTTTGGGAGAACCCGGCAAGTTTGTTTCATAGCTCGGGAACCTTGAGACCCAGGACGGAGATTTCTAAGTCCGAATAATCCGAGACCCCGGCATCTTGTTATAGTCAAAAGGTTTGATAGCCCGGGAGTATATTTTAAGTTCAGGGGGATCAGGTTATTACAAATAACTGTAAGTCTATTGATTCGGTCAGCATAAATTCGCACAAGATTTATTTGCAGAAGAGTAAAGCGATAGAAGTCGATAAAATTTCCATTACATAAAATAGCGGCGAAAAGTTATGGGATCCATTATGTTAGATAAAGAATCCTGCCACTCCGTTATCCAATTAGTTAATTCGTGAATGCGGAGGTCAATGAAGGATTCATTCTTCATTATCTTGTCCAGGGCATGCCACTCTTTCCACAACATCATGTGCAGCAGAACTTCATCGTCAACCAGATCGGTCACCCGGTCTACTACGAATTCTCGGATATACTTCCTCGCTCTGGCTCTTTGCGCTCGAGTAGTGGCCAAGCGATTGCGATAGGTAtaatccaagtcatgagcctTGTCCCGCACGGCCATGACCTTCGCCCGTATATGTTCCTCGATTTCCCTCTTCAGTTCCTCCACATGAGGACGCATCTCCGGGGTCACCAGGACATGTGTACTGCTGCAGGCACTGGAACCGCTTGAATTCGACATTTTGAATTGAGGGTCACTTTGCATCTATCCCCCCTTATTTATAGGTGAATGTTTTTAAATGTGGAGGAAATACAAGGGTCCCAGCCAGCGGAATCGTCCCCTCTATGAGTCAAAGGAAAAAGTTAATCGAAGCCATCGAATCTAAACACGTGGGCGGTCAGGATATTCCTTGAAAATTGTGCTAAGAAGGTGAAGGGGCATTGACGGTTACCAAGGCGCCCGACTGATACATCTAGGAATACGGAACGCTCTCATTCGGTGAAAGTTTTAATTTTGAGTTGTATATCATCCGGATACCACGTGAAtagtccgggaggtttgagaTCCCGGCACATTATtctaagcccgggaggtttgagaTCCCGGCACATTATtctaagtccgggaggtttaaAACCCCGGCACGTTATTTTCAGTCCGGGAAATTTGAGGCCCCGACATTTTATTCCAAACGAAGCTCTAATTGCTTTGTTTAAAGTAGGTGAGATTTTTGTTCTGGATGATTCAATCGCGTATTTACGAATTATATTCGGTTTATCATTGATAAACGTGCGAAGAAGAAAGTGAAACAAATAAACAGATGTTATTCATAAAGGAATCGCTCATGCCTAGCACCAATTATTAGTACACCTACAACATGCTGCCACTCATGGATCCAGTGGGTTAGTTCAGGAGACTGGGCGATGTTAAAGGACTCAGAGGAGGAAATCTTTTCCAGTTGACGCCCTTCCTTCAGCAGCATCGCGTGAAGCAGGACTTCATCAGTAGCTAGCTCGGCAACATGGTTGACTTCGAGCTCCCGTTTATACCTCCTCGCCACCGCTCTTTGTGCCCGAGTGAAGGCCAAACCCTCTCGGAGCGTGGCATTAAGATCTTGAATCTTATGCCAAGTGGACATCACCTTCGACAGGACCAACTCCTCAATGGTCCTCTTCAGATCCTCCATATGAGGAGGTAGGGTATTGGGCGCTGGAACGTAGATGCCACTGCAGACCGTAGATTCGCTCGAACTTGCCATGTCGAAGATGTTATCTCTTACCTTCCATTGCCTCCCTGTATTTATAGGCACATAGCATTTATTATCGAAGTAGACGAAGAGACTGTTACGAATATCGAGATACTAAAGTATTAATCGTCAGAAGAGGAAAGGACACACGTGATTATCGAGGTGTTAGACTTATTTCTTTCCCGAAATACGAAGCGTCTCCAGGAAGGAGTCAAGGCTTACACCTGTTATCATAACAATCGGGACATCCGGGTAAGCGGGGAAATATTTGTATTgagtccgggaggtttaaggccccggcattttATCTTCAGACCGGGAGATTCGAGGTCCCGGCATATTATTGCAAACCCGAGAGATGCGGAGCTTGGGCGCCCTTTTTGTTTTAAATACGAAATCCTCACGTCTCCGTTCGTTACTTATTATTAGTTAATCTTGTCAGTCGAGTTATGCAGCCCGTGGGATATGCATCAGATAAAGTGGTGCAAAGACAGTAAACTcggataataattttatttaacgaAATTACTTCGGATTACATCGAAATATGCCTCCTCTACGAAGGCTTTACACAGGAACATCCAACGTCTCACttctcgtgtagcccttccttcATAGCCCTTGGTGTCAGTGATATCGTTGAGAGTGTTCCTCTcttttcgaagcatcagttcgTACATGCGGTCCTCTTCAAAAGGATCCCCCAACTCGGAAATATTTAGATACTCCCGATTCTTCTCCAATTTCGCCAGAAGCCGAGGAGTATTAGCCTCCCCGCAGTAGTAGAGAAGCTGTAACTCCTGCAGTGCCTCCCAGAAGGCAAGAATCTTGTGAAAGACCTCCTCCTCTATTTCCGTCTTATGCCTCTCTGTAGATGCATTCATGAACTCTTCCGCCAGATCAGGGACGCTGGGATTGCTAGCACCTGCCATTGTATCTTCCTAACACCACTTTGCTGGTATGATGGCGGATCGGTAAGGCACTATTTATAATAAGAACAAATTAATAATGACCGTTAATCTTCAAGATGCCTGAACGGTTGAGATAAGTTTTGGAAATTGTGCCGGGAGGTGAAAAGACGTGCACAGTTGTCGAGGTGTCAGACTTATCCATTTCTCGAGATGTGGAGCGTTTTCTAGTAGGAATTAATTGTGGGTGCATCTCATTATAACGAATGCAATATCCAGAGGGGCTGGATAACAATTCATTAGGGTCCGAGAGACAAATCATCCAGGCGTGACATCTCTTCTACGGGATATTTAAAGGCTCCGATGCTATTATACACCGTGAATTATTTCACaccaatcgggacagcgagtgagACTCTAGtccgactattttagggatgggtggtgatacccctaTAAGGGCTCGGGTCCTGGAAGACCCGGGAAATGTCATTGAGTAGCCCCTATAGAAGCCGGGAGGGCGATTGTTACCCACGCGACTGGGCGCTTCATGCATGACCGGGTATTTACTTACCTCCCGAGCAACTAGGGACCGGGCTTTCACGCTAAAGCCGAGGGCTCAATACTCGAGTAACTTACTTAGAGGATCTTACAGATTGTAGGGCAGAAAGCGACTGGGCGGGAAGTCAACGTCTTCCGCCTGAACGTATCCCCGAAAATATggagaagaaagggactggacatgcAGTCAACGTCCCTTATTCTTGGAGTACCCACGAAGCTATCGGGTAGAAAGAGACCCGACAGGCCGTCAACGTCCGAGGGTACAAGTAGTAGGTGAGCACGCGCATCAAGGTAACCCTAGCTTCTCTTCAAATAGCAGGTATCGTTGACATTCTACAGGTCTGAAATTTCTTCACTCTCAAGCATCCATACATATTGCTTTAAGTTCCTCTCTCGACaaacctgctgacttaagcatcggagtggtcacgccggacacccttccggcgcccattcacgagttccttttattgtttgcaggtcacgatcgaagccatctaccttgttcattttcctaacaacactataaattcttgattttacccggcggagcacccgaccctgctcatccatTTTACCCGGATCACATCATCATGCTATAGtgtgtattatttgaaaatgtAATGTATTAACCTTTTTTttgtttgaaatatatatatatatatatgtatgtatgtatatatattacagTAAGAATGATGAAAAATACAACAAGTAAAGTTCAAAACATTCAATATTTCGTATTAGTTTTATagatataaatatgaaaatatatagTTACAATATTATGAAtcattttttgtaaatattatgtCATACTAGGTATGACACTAGTTAGGAGAAAAGGGAAACAAGGAAAATAACAATAAATGAGgaaatagaaaaataaaaaaaaattaagaaaaaaaaacaacattTCTAATGATAAGTTAAGGTAACCAAGAAAGAAAAATTCAGAAAGTAGACTGAGAAAATAACAATAAATtagaaaatagaaaaaaaaaaagaaaaattaaaaagacaaacaaaataaaataataagacCGAGAGTAAAGCTCCCGATGGAACATAGACTCTCCCGATAAAAACCTACAGACACGGAAGCGCGGAGGAAGCGAGTTTGCTTTCCGTACTCGACATGGACCACAGTCCCATACTTGCCACGCATTCTACACTCCACAAtagtcaatatatatatatatatataaaatccaATTTTACTTAAATCGACATATGATTAATTaaagctatatatatatatatatatattaaaattggaTTTGGTTAGTGTCTTCGCTTCTGGTGTATCACTCTAACTTAACCCAACTTTCTCAATTACATCTTTAATCTTTGATATCATCTCAAATTTTCATCAAACATTATTTATTACGATAGACGAATGAATTTCAATTCGATCAATATCAAGTTAAACATGTTTAACAAGATATTTGAGTGAATGAAGTAAATGAATATTTACAATGATCATAAATCCAATTCATTTTACTAATTTTTCGACACAATTATTATACATGGTTTGGTTAGTGTTCTCTCTTGTTGTGTATCACATTCGCTCTAATATAACTCCACTAGTCCACTTTCTGAATTACATCTCTTATCTTTGATATAGTATCaacatttttaacaaaaaatattcaagtgaatttcaaattcaatCGATATAACGTTATCGTCCGTATCTATTATACATGATGACTTAATTTTTTACGTCATAAAAAATATCaagttaaataattttaataatattttagatatattttaaatataatcgAAATTCCCAAATAAAAATCAGTTATCGAAAGATATACTCGTTTGTAAGTCAAATATAGTCAAACAAcctattattataattaaacaaataaaaaaaaataggtcCATACGTGTATGTCCGATCCGCTTCCTATATATTGTCTTCGTTTCCTCAAATATAAAAAATCAAACCGAAGCACAAACCCCTAAAAATCAGAGAAAATGGCAGCGAATCCGGCCCCGAATTCGACCTCCCTGCTGTATCTCCAGAACGTGGACGAGGTTCAGAAGGTGTTCCAGCGCTTCGACTCTAACGGCGACGGCAAGATTTCCGGGAAGGAGCTCCGCGGAGTGCTGGAGGCTCTCGGATCCAGCATCTCTGACGAGGAGGTAGCCAAAATGATGGCGGAGATCGACACCGACAAGGACGGGCACATCAATCTCGAGGAGTTCGCCGCCTTCTGCAAGGGCGAAGCCGATCCGTACAAATCCGCGGAGAAGGAGGTGAAGGAGGCGTTCGAGCTATACGACCGGGATCACGACGGCAAGATCTCCGCCGCGGAGCTTCACCTGATCCTCACCCGCCTCGGCGAAAACTGCTCCGTCGCCGACTGTGCTGGCATGATCGACTCCTTTGATTCCGACGGAGACGGTTTTGTGAGCTTCGACGAGTTCAAAAGGATGATGGCGGCGTCTCACAACGCCGCTGCATAAATGGCGGCGTTTTACGCTATCCACGCGTCATAGCGGCGTTTTACGCTGTCCACGAGTCGGTCTGTCTGTTGTTGCTTGTTTGTATGGAAAAAAATGAATCAGGATTTCGTCTTGTTTGTGGGGCTTATCCTTTTGTTTTAAGAGGAGGAGATTGAATATTCGAATCACAAAAAAATTAGTCATTACTGTAAATTATTTACAATTATAACCCTAATTCGACTACTTTCgaagaaaacaaataaaaaaagcaTTTTTGTATGATAGTCTGTGATATGGATCGATCCattcatatttataattaaagtaatattttttcgtgaatctgatTATAATTTTGAGATATGATCTCATACTGATTTTGTTGCAAATCAAATCAAAGTGAGCACTTGAAACAAATATGTCATTCATAAGATAAGAAAAAGGGAAAACAATCGATTGAATCATTAATTCAAGAGCGGATtcaagatattttttttttcctctggGCCTTCACCTATAATTTATAGAAAGCCAAAAATTTGGGTGTTTACGCGCTAATTTTCTTCAAACTTGTTGATTTCGATGCAAAATTTTACAGGATTAAAATAATGATTGGGCTAGAATCAACTTCAACTAGTGGTTGTAAGGGCATCCGCATCCGTTCGAATTATTCTATGTTAATAATTCTCCATCTCATCAAAAATCATGGGGTCCACGAGCCACATATTCATTACATTAACAATTTCCCATTATTAACACACACCCACATTCATTTAATATcaacttttattatttatgagTCCCACTGTTCACttactcattttttttattttacaacaaatattactaaaaataaatagtattattattttaaaattaagccGTTGGTGAtaattaacgacggtttttaaaaaaccgtcgcttttcagtttgcgacggtttacgaaaaaccgtcgcaaatagcaAAATAATGCCGTTCATTCTGATGAATTTCTTGGCTGTCATATCAGCCAAGATTATTAACACATGCACCCACATTGGTGCATGAACATTAATGGGTGTTATTAACACCCATTAACCCACCAATGTGGGTGCCCTAAGTAAAGGTTTACTGGGCTTAAGCTCAGTCAAGCCCAGCATATTAGGTCCCCCTACATAAAGTTGGTCATGTTTTTTTTTCGTTATCACATCAGTATGCGATGGAATAGGATTAAAAGCCAACAAAACGTAAAAAATAGAATTAAAACATAAATTTGACAAGTTAAATGACAAATAAACAAACATGACAACTTGTAGCACTAAATTCATGTAGGAAAAACATAATATGGCACCAACCGGTTATCAGAAGGTGttcacatttttaaaaaaataagtgaAATACTCGTATTAaaacttatttaaaaataagaacacaataaGCTATACAATTTAAGATTTTGACGTCATATGAACTACATGTTACCATTTATGAGTCGttatacccaaaatataattttgtataaaaataaacaattggattgttaaataaaaatagatgGAATCATACTTCTACCTCATCTTATTTTAAGCATAAGTTTCTTGTACAACTAGCAAGAAGCACGTGCGATGCacgtaaatattaattatttaataaaaattaaaatttgattttttttaaaaaataatttgaatcattttttttattaatattggTTTAGTTTTTTGTCATATTAGATTagacgaataaattaattatgaacTTATATAccttaatttcaaaattgtttatcaaattaaaattcaagccgttgattttatgttataaattataatgaatataatatatagaacaaattgaactgaaacaaattttgaaaaaatatatatctaaGCACCACATATAATGTAtaataacctaaaaatcaaccaaattatggattttataaatgcataaatcataatttatataattgAAGAACGCTAAGgacaaataattatcaatttaaaatatttgtgacTAACTcatcaaaatattatcaaaactaatgaaataataatattgataataaaatataacatataata
This Primulina eburnea isolate SZY01 chromosome 2, ASM2296580v1, whole genome shotgun sequence DNA region includes the following protein-coding sequences:
- the LOC140822907 gene encoding calcium-binding allergen Ole e 8-like; its protein translation is MAANPAPNSTSLLYLQNVDEVQKVFQRFDSNGDGKISGKELRGVLEALGSSISDEEVAKMMAEIDTDKDGHINLEEFAAFCKGEADPYKSAEKEVKEAFELYDRDHDGKISAAELHLILTRLGENCSVADCAGMIDSFDSDGDGFVSFDEFKRMMAASHNAAA